From the Rhodoferax sp. WC2427 genome, one window contains:
- a CDS encoding YcjF family protein gives MHATETRAIVTLSLLAAFVDGEKHERERAEIKRIAEGLSQADGLNLPTLYQDVLMKRVSLDSVAAALTSAESRQLAYEMAVCVCDADGVQSVAEQRFLASVQQTLGLGTAATAQFSQQADAMASAPLAVATPVAAAAPPQPGDAELDKTILNAAIVNGALELLPESLSTMAIIPLQMRLVYGIGKAHGFELDRGHIKDFLATVGVGLTAQYLEQAGRKLLGGLLGKLGGGLARGLGQQAVSSGMGFAATYALGHVAKRYYAGGRTLSTQTLKDAYASVAQEAQGLQGRYLPAMQETARTLDAGKVLAMVRGV, from the coding sequence ATGCACGCAACTGAAACCCGCGCCATCGTCACCCTGAGCCTGCTCGCCGCTTTTGTGGATGGCGAAAAGCACGAACGCGAGCGCGCCGAAATCAAGCGCATCGCCGAAGGCCTGTCGCAAGCCGATGGCCTGAACCTGCCCACGCTGTACCAGGACGTGCTGATGAAGCGCGTCTCTCTCGACAGCGTGGCCGCCGCGCTGACCAGCGCCGAATCCAGGCAGTTGGCCTATGAAATGGCGGTCTGCGTCTGCGATGCCGACGGCGTGCAGTCGGTAGCCGAACAGCGTTTTCTGGCCAGCGTGCAGCAGACGCTGGGGCTGGGCACGGCGGCAACCGCGCAGTTCTCGCAGCAGGCCGATGCCATGGCCTCCGCGCCATTGGCCGTCGCTACGCCAGTGGCCGCCGCCGCGCCGCCCCAGCCCGGCGATGCCGAGCTGGACAAAACGATTCTGAACGCCGCCATCGTCAATGGCGCGCTGGAGCTGCTGCCCGAATCCCTGTCCACCATGGCCATCATCCCCTTGCAGATGCGGCTGGTGTATGGCATCGGCAAGGCCCATGGTTTTGAGCTGGACCGGGGCCATATCAAAGATTTTCTGGCTACCGTGGGCGTGGGCCTGACCGCCCAGTATCTGGAGCAGGCCGGGCGCAAGCTGTTGGGCGGCCTGCTCGGTAAGCTGGGCGGGGGCCTGGCGCGCGGGCTGGGCCAGCAGGCCGTCAGCAGCGGCATGGGCTTTGCCGCCACCTACGCCCTGGGCCACGTGGCCAAGCGCTACTACGCGGGCGGGCGCACCCTGTCCACCCAGACGCTCAAGGATGCCTACGCCAGCGTGGCCCAGGAGGCGCAGGGCCTGCAGGGCCGCTACCTGCCCGCCATGCAAGAGACCGCCCGCACCCTGGACGCGGGCAAGGTCTTGGCCATGGTGCGCGGAGTCTAG
- a CDS encoding PhaM family polyhydroxyalkanoate granule multifunctional regulatory protein, which translates to MSDTPAFDFSKFVPGFDFLQNLGKGASTAAPAMGGWVAPTLSVEELDKRITELKAVQFWLDQNAVALKATIQALEVQKMTLATLKGMNLSMTELASAFKLKPEAASPPKAAEKPVEKPAEKEEAAAAEAPAAPGIVDPLQWWGSLTEQFQQIAGAALKDANTQAALEKSKNLATNFAAEAMKSVGEIANAARKTVVPSTAPKAGATPPAAKKTPAKKAAPKKVAVKKHPG; encoded by the coding sequence ATGAGCGACACACCCGCCTTTGACTTCAGCAAATTTGTGCCCGGTTTTGACTTTTTACAGAACCTGGGCAAAGGCGCTTCCACCGCCGCCCCGGCCATGGGCGGCTGGGTCGCCCCGACCCTCAGCGTGGAAGAGCTGGACAAGCGCATCACCGAACTCAAGGCGGTGCAGTTCTGGCTGGACCAGAACGCCGTAGCCCTGAAAGCCACGATACAGGCGCTGGAAGTGCAAAAAATGACCCTGGCCACCCTCAAGGGCATGAACCTGAGCATGACCGAGCTGGCCAGCGCCTTCAAGCTCAAGCCCGAAGCCGCCAGCCCCCCGAAGGCGGCGGAGAAACCGGTGGAAAAACCCGCCGAAAAGGAAGAAGCCGCTGCCGCCGAGGCCCCCGCCGCGCCCGGCATCGTCGATCCACTCCAATGGTGGGGTTCGCTGACCGAGCAGTTCCAGCAGATCGCCGGTGCGGCACTCAAAGATGCCAACACCCAGGCCGCGCTGGAAAAGAGCAAAAACCTGGCCACCAACTTCGCCGCCGAAGCCATGAAGAGCGTGGGCGAAATCGCCAATGCCGCGCGCAAAACCGTGGTGCCATCGACCGCCCCCAAGGCCGGTGCCACCCCACCCGCTGCCAAAAAGACCCCTGCTAAAAAGGCCGCACCCAAGAAGGTGGCGGTCAAGAAGCACCCGGGATAA
- a CDS encoding energy transducer TonB → MKSFVIRGLMAAAAAVLVGCASAPPEAEWPEQQVSIEDMRSTDPWVAKIPLPAVDMVRDRSRNSTVVLQVYVAADGTVQRARVAQTSANPLLDEAALVSVQALRFVPYRENGVALPVTVVAPMTFKFYDRPR, encoded by the coding sequence ATGAAGAGTTTTGTGATCCGAGGTTTGATGGCCGCCGCCGCGGCGGTGCTGGTGGGTTGCGCCTCGGCCCCGCCCGAAGCCGAATGGCCCGAGCAGCAGGTCAGCATCGAGGACATGCGCAGCACCGACCCCTGGGTGGCCAAGATCCCGCTGCCCGCGGTGGACATGGTGCGTGACCGCTCGCGCAACAGCACGGTGGTGCTGCAGGTGTATGTGGCCGCCGACGGCACGGTGCAGCGCGCCCGCGTCGCCCAAACCAGCGCCAACCCGCTGCTCGACGAGGCCGCGCTGGTGTCGGTGCAAGCCTTGCGCTTTGTGCCGTACCGTGAGAACGGTGTGGCCCTGCCGGTCACCGTGGTGGCCCCCATGACCTTCAAGTTCTACGACCGGCCGCGGTGA
- a CDS encoding copper chaperone PCu(A)C: MKFVASLALLVCASGLFVQSSYAQNVEVKDAWVRASVQGQKASGAFMTLTAKADARLVSVSTPVAGVAQVHEMKMEGDVMRMRAVAGGLALPAGQPVALTPGGFHVMLMDLKAALPKDSTVPMTLVFQDAKGVQSTLELKLPVATVPPGGMGEHKH, encoded by the coding sequence ATGAAATTCGTAGCTTCTCTCGCGCTACTGGTCTGCGCCAGCGGTCTTTTTGTGCAAAGTTCCTATGCCCAGAATGTCGAGGTCAAAGATGCCTGGGTCCGCGCCAGTGTGCAGGGCCAGAAGGCCTCGGGGGCCTTCATGACCCTGACCGCCAAGGCCGATGCCCGGCTGGTCTCGGTCAGCACCCCGGTGGCCGGGGTGGCGCAGGTGCATGAAATGAAGATGGAGGGCGACGTGATGCGCATGCGCGCCGTGGCGGGTGGCCTGGCGCTGCCCGCGGGCCAGCCGGTGGCGCTGACCCCCGGCGGCTTCCATGTCATGCTGATGGACCTGAAGGCCGCGCTGCCCAAGGACAGCACCGTGCCCATGACCCTGGTGTTCCAGGATGCCAAGGGCGTACAAAGCACCCTGGAACTGAAGTTGCCGGTGGCCACCGTCCCCCCTGGCGGCATGGGAGAACACAAGCACTGA
- a CDS encoding YcnI family protein, whose product MSFSFALKSVAACALAISASTSFAHIVLADPAALANTGYSAALRVGHGCDGAATTAIRVTVPAGFQGAKPQPKAGWVLSTTVGRLAKPYDNHGTPVTEGVTHITWTATPGNALPDAYFDEFVLRGSLPAEAGTMAFKVLQTCEKGSIDWSDMPAPGTSAHDLKTPAAMLEIIPSDHAGHQH is encoded by the coding sequence ATGTCTTTTTCTTTTGCTCTCAAATCCGTAGCTGCTTGCGCCCTAGCCATCAGCGCTAGCACTTCTTTTGCCCATATTGTTCTGGCCGATCCTGCGGCCTTGGCCAACACCGGCTACAGCGCCGCCCTGCGCGTGGGCCACGGTTGCGACGGTGCGGCCACCACCGCCATCCGCGTCACCGTACCGGCGGGCTTCCAGGGTGCCAAGCCCCAGCCCAAGGCGGGCTGGGTGCTGTCCACCACCGTGGGGCGGCTGGCTAAACCGTACGACAACCACGGCACGCCCGTCACCGAGGGCGTGACCCACATCACCTGGACCGCCACCCCCGGCAACGCCTTGCCCGATGCCTACTTTGACGAGTTCGTGCTGCGCGGCAGCCTGCCTGCCGAGGCCGGTACCATGGCCTTCAAGGTGCTGCAGACCTGCGAAAAAGGCAGCATCGACTGGTCGGACATGCCCGCCCCCGGCACCTCGGCGCACGACCTGAAAACGCCCGCCGCCATGCTCGAGATCATCCCGTCCGACCACGCTGGCCACCAGCATTGA
- a CDS encoding DUF2235 domain-containing protein codes for MKRLILCNDGTWNSPTQEDNGILAPTNVVKLYNALAPQDHQGQPQTSYYHPGVGAEGHALDKISGGAVGTGISKHLCSAYHWLATHYTPGDAIYIFGFSRGAFTARSLGGWLGRGLLDLREVPSKAAWQRVDAAYLAYQRYATRDEDTRGWARDTDFDGVPGWKFFHGEEATPVRFVGVWDTVGALGVPDDFELLNLFDNGKKWRFHNTALGQHVRTARHAMALDEIRASFTVTRWSNAAGSPHAHPDAQEVWFPGVHSNVGGGYANTDLSDGALLWMLEQAEAADLVFRPGITHTLKPNPLGVLHNSYKGAFAKLRSRPRKIEAMVPDQQARFHDSARTRQAASPIAYPAYHPTVELAVGGSHTVDIHADTVWNTTGVYLAAGQRYTFAATGEWQDSQDACDWRGTENDDYTLGDLARAVGSLGGKLEDLVKRATGNASTDFWLTKRVESYPWFSLVGAIANDSGDDSIVPNDGSPDPHEYLNLPAHAQAPFQVTRPGYLFCFANDVWALYGNNHGSVRLTITRVA; via the coding sequence ATGAAGCGGCTCATTTTGTGCAACGACGGCACCTGGAACTCCCCCACCCAGGAGGACAACGGCATTCTGGCCCCGACCAATGTGGTCAAGCTGTACAACGCCCTGGCCCCGCAGGACCACCAGGGCCAGCCGCAAACCAGCTACTACCACCCCGGCGTGGGGGCCGAGGGGCATGCGCTGGACAAGATCAGCGGCGGGGCCGTGGGCACCGGCATCAGCAAGCACCTGTGCAGCGCCTACCACTGGCTGGCCACGCACTACACGCCGGGCGATGCCATCTATATATTTGGCTTCAGCCGGGGGGCGTTTACCGCCCGCAGCCTGGGCGGCTGGCTGGGGCGCGGCCTGCTGGACCTGCGCGAGGTGCCATCCAAAGCCGCCTGGCAGCGCGTGGATGCGGCCTACCTGGCCTACCAGCGCTACGCCACCCGCGACGAAGACACCCGCGGCTGGGCCCGCGACACAGACTTCGACGGCGTGCCCGGCTGGAAGTTCTTTCACGGCGAGGAGGCCACCCCGGTGCGCTTTGTCGGGGTGTGGGACACGGTGGGCGCATTGGGCGTGCCCGACGACTTCGAGCTGCTGAACCTGTTCGACAACGGCAAAAAATGGCGCTTCCATAACACCGCCTTGGGCCAACACGTCCGCACCGCCCGCCACGCCATGGCGCTGGACGAGATCCGCGCCAGCTTCACCGTGACCCGCTGGAGCAACGCCGCCGGGTCGCCCCACGCGCACCCTGACGCGCAAGAGGTGTGGTTCCCCGGTGTGCACAGCAACGTGGGCGGCGGCTATGCCAACACCGACCTGTCCGACGGCGCGCTGCTGTGGATGCTGGAGCAGGCCGAGGCCGCCGACCTGGTGTTCCGCCCCGGCATCACCCACACCCTCAAACCCAACCCGCTGGGCGTGCTGCACAACTCGTACAAGGGCGCGTTTGCCAAGCTGCGCTCGCGGCCCCGCAAGATAGAAGCCATGGTGCCCGACCAGCAGGCGCGCTTCCACGACAGCGCCCGCACCCGGCAGGCCGCCTCGCCCATCGCCTACCCGGCCTACCACCCCACGGTGGAGCTGGCGGTGGGCGGCAGCCACACGGTAGATATCCACGCCGACACCGTCTGGAACACCACCGGCGTGTACCTTGCCGCAGGGCAGCGCTACACCTTTGCCGCCACCGGCGAATGGCAAGACAGCCAGGACGCCTGCGACTGGCGGGGCACCGAGAACGACGACTACACCTTGGGCGACCTGGCCCGGGCGGTGGGCTCGCTGGGGGGCAAGCTGGAGGACCTGGTGAAACGCGCCACCGGCAACGCCTCCACCGACTTCTGGCTCACCAAGCGGGTCGAGTCCTACCCCTGGTTCAGCCTGGTGGGGGCCATCGCCAACGACTCGGGGGACGACTCCATCGTGCCCAACGACGGCAGCCCCGACCCCCACGAGTACCTGAACCTGCCCGCCCACGCCCAAGCGCCGTTCCAGGTGACGCGGCCCGGCTACCTGTTTTGCTTTGCCAACGACGTGTGGGCGCTGTATGGCAACAACCACGGCAGCGTGCGGCTGACCATCACCCGGGTTGCATAA
- a CDS encoding fumarylacetoacetate hydrolase family protein, translated as MKLATYQDGSRDGQLVVVSRDLATAHYATGVASRLQQVLDDWSFLSPQLQDLSDALNQGRARHSFAFDPRQCLAPLPRAYQVVEGQAYPSLLQPPEAGASPVLAPATGDHFAGACDPLRCSSEALGMDFCAGLAAITADVPQGVSPPQALDGVRLLVLTNSVRLRSLEAAEHAKGAGWVQSAPTLAFSPVAVTLDELGESWDKGRVHLPLHTSWNGRKVGMCDAGAEMQFHFGQLIAHLCATRAVRAGSIVGSGPVANVGNGKGSEGRAKAQWPNGYHSIAEKRAMETQLSGQPSTGYLQFGDTVRIEMKGQDGLSLFGAIDQEVAPR; from the coding sequence ATGAAATTGGCCACCTACCAGGATGGTTCCCGCGATGGCCAGCTCGTGGTGGTGTCGCGCGATCTGGCCACAGCCCATTATGCGACCGGGGTGGCCAGCCGCCTGCAACAGGTGCTGGACGACTGGAGCTTCCTCAGCCCCCAGCTGCAAGACCTGTCGGACGCACTGAACCAGGGCCGCGCCCGCCACAGCTTTGCCTTTGACCCGCGCCAGTGTCTGGCCCCCTTGCCCCGCGCCTACCAGGTGGTGGAGGGCCAGGCTTACCCCAGCTTGCTGCAGCCCCCTGAGGCCGGAGCCAGCCCGGTGCTGGCCCCCGCCACGGGTGACCACTTTGCCGGTGCCTGCGACCCGCTGCGTTGCAGCTCCGAGGCGCTGGGCATGGACTTCTGTGCCGGTCTGGCCGCCATTACCGCCGACGTGCCCCAGGGCGTGAGCCCGCCGCAGGCGCTGGACGGCGTGCGCCTGCTGGTGCTGACCAACAGCGTGCGCCTGCGCAGCCTGGAGGCGGCCGAGCACGCCAAGGGCGCGGGCTGGGTGCAGAGCGCGCCCACCCTGGCGTTCAGCCCGGTGGCGGTAACGCTGGACGAACTCGGCGAGTCCTGGGACAAGGGCCGCGTCCACCTGCCGCTGCACACCAGCTGGAATGGCCGCAAGGTCGGCATGTGCGACGCCGGGGCCGAGATGCAGTTCCACTTTGGCCAGCTCATCGCCCACCTGTGCGCCACGCGGGCGGTGCGGGCGGGCAGCATCGTGGGCTCCGGGCCGGTAGCGAATGTGGGCAACGGCAAAGGATCGGAGGGAAGGGCCAAAGCCCAGTGGCCCAACGGCTACCACAGCATTGCCGAAAAGCGCGCCATGGAAACCCAGCTCAGCGGCCAGCCCAGCACCGGCTATTTGCAGTTTGGCGACACGGTGCGCATCGAGATGAAGGGCCAGGATGGCCTGAGCCTGTTCGGAGCCATCGACCAGGAAGTTGCCCCCCGTTGA
- a CDS encoding DUF3108 domain-containing protein, producing MSLTKPSLSLLAIAGAVLLAHLAVLQRLPAMLQVQTPLVVQTLSTRTIAPPPVPPAPATPRPVPPKPVRKAAPPPPEEPSTTVATAEPVEPALPEPVPSAPEPPASAPLPVEAPPPPEPPASAASAPAPPAVPLTLATRFAFPEPVRLLYALTGESKKLHYSARGELLWKQDGQHYEATLQASMLFLGSRTRTSTGSIAPEGLAPQRFSDKWRTEVAAHFDQANHRASFSANTPEVVLQTAAQDQLSVVLQLAGILAGDPAAYPPAATIAIQTIGPKDADLWIFSVEGPEKSFLPYDSLDTLKLVRKPRKEFDQKVELWLAPGMGYLPVRLKITNANGDYVDQQLRGVEKP from the coding sequence ATGAGTTTAACGAAGCCCTCTCTGTCCCTGCTGGCCATTGCCGGCGCCGTGCTGCTGGCCCACCTGGCCGTGCTGCAACGCCTGCCTGCGATGCTGCAGGTGCAGACCCCCCTGGTGGTGCAGACGCTGAGCACCCGCACTATCGCGCCGCCACCCGTGCCGCCCGCCCCCGCCACACCCCGACCGGTGCCACCCAAACCCGTGCGCAAGGCCGCGCCGCCACCGCCCGAGGAACCCAGCACCACCGTCGCGACGGCAGAGCCCGTAGAGCCTGCGCTGCCAGAGCCGGTGCCGTCTGCGCCCGAGCCACCCGCGTCGGCCCCGCTGCCTGTGGAGGCGCCGCCCCCGCCCGAACCCCCGGCCTCTGCCGCATCGGCCCCTGCGCCACCCGCGGTGCCGCTGACCCTCGCCACCCGGTTTGCCTTCCCCGAGCCGGTGCGCCTGCTGTACGCGCTGACGGGCGAGTCCAAAAAGCTGCATTACAGCGCCCGCGGCGAACTGCTGTGGAAGCAGGACGGCCAGCATTACGAGGCCACGCTGCAGGCCAGCATGCTGTTTCTGGGCTCGCGCACCCGCACCAGCACCGGCAGCATCGCACCCGAGGGCCTGGCGCCGCAGCGCTTTTCCGATAAATGGCGCACCGAGGTGGCGGCCCACTTCGACCAGGCCAACCACCGCGCCAGCTTCAGCGCCAACACCCCCGAGGTGGTGCTGCAGACCGCGGCACAAGACCAGCTCAGTGTGGTCCTGCAACTGGCGGGCATCCTGGCTGGCGACCCCGCCGCCTACCCGCCCGCGGCCACCATCGCCATCCAGACCATCGGCCCCAAGGACGCCGATCTGTGGATCTTCAGCGTGGAGGGGCCCGAGAAAAGCTTCCTCCCCTACGACAGTCTGGACACGCTCAAACTCGTCCGTAAACCGCGCAAGGAGTTCGACCAGAAGGTCGAGCTATGGCTGGCCCCTGGCATGGGCTACCTGCCGGTGCGGCTGAAAATCACGAACGCCAATGGGGATTACGTAGACCAGCAGCTGCGCGGAGTGGAAAAGCCCTAA